One genomic segment of Spirochaeta cellobiosiphila DSM 17781 includes these proteins:
- the tpx gene encoding thiol peroxidase, which produces MSTITFQGNPIETIGSLPSVGSQAPDFTLTKGDLSDVSLADFKGKWKILNIVPSLDTGVCAKSAKEFNDEVKNYSNLVVLNISRDLPFAATRFCSAEGVDNIIPLSEMRDQSFGKTYGVTMTTGPLAGIHSRAVVVLDDQDKVVYTEQVPEIAQEPNYVEALKVVKK; this is translated from the coding sequence ATGAGTACAATTACTTTTCAAGGTAATCCCATCGAGACCATAGGGTCTTTGCCAAGCGTTGGATCCCAGGCTCCTGATTTTACATTAACCAAAGGAGATCTTTCTGATGTAAGTCTGGCTGATTTCAAAGGCAAATGGAAAATACTTAACATTGTTCCCAGTTTGGATACTGGTGTATGTGCTAAAAGTGCTAAAGAGTTCAATGATGAAGTTAAGAACTATAGCAACTTAGTTGTGCTTAATATTAGCCGTGATCTTCCCTTTGCTGCTACAAGGTTCTGTTCTGCTGAAGGTGTTGACAATATAATCCCTTTGAGTGAAATGAGGGATCAATCCTTTGGTAAAACTTATGGTGTCACAATGACAACTGGGCCCTTAGCGGGAATTCATTCTCGAGCCGTTGTAGTTCTGGATGATCAGGATAAAGTGGTATATACAGAGCAGGTTCCTGAAATAGCTCAGGAACCTAACTATGTAGAAGCATTAAAAGTTGTTAAGAAATGA
- a CDS encoding tetratricopeptide repeat protein, with protein MKKLSLLILGFTTILSFSFSDSVDEAFQRFEEVKYQSTTDDIQQTAEDTISLIKTKIRNNPDEATSQDYYRLAALYDALIVDGASWLKYNNSKKNAVKESLRLNPDNLDAQVLEIASLLMFPPNAGGNEEKGRELLDQLLEVHPDSVSALMLNGKYHQQTGNVEKAKEFYLRVLEVDENYTPANIILGDIAIDEKEYSIISITIQGDLSGNKEILDRALDEYVDTIYRVDTKQKINDSILAYPFISSCSIKVTPIDDQNVKIDVYPVELKMRGVGLLAEANLYGTYENELDMSATPILMYLDQNWLGTGNQFTVLFAGVYLGLDYQMPERPGMPFNIGLKGDTQVYGNEVDFVDEGRTSDWSINGPNAQGSLTLSKNLPMGSSLYMTNGMKFQSFDTDSKNFTAPQNNWTYVGDFGLEIGGSSGLPSAFNLSSGISFLSSNQIIYQLDHQKWGEDGKEYTHDDLPEFKGIVSLTYNKVIGETLQLGMTGSYLWSENPYELERWVVGESSNLQPSPGITGYYSNEFRITNAPLLNMGSTWVFIPQAAALLLEHDVFYDQDDSELYQGSSLGFAFKLPYSFELITKASLGWNAQRESGYGWNVSVGLTRIHFF; from the coding sequence GTGAAAAAATTAAGTTTATTAATATTGGGCTTTACCACTATCCTTTCTTTCTCCTTCAGCGATAGTGTTGATGAAGCCTTTCAACGCTTTGAAGAGGTAAAATATCAATCCACAACTGATGATATTCAACAAACAGCTGAAGATACTATTTCCCTAATTAAAACTAAAATAAGAAATAATCCTGATGAAGCTACTTCCCAAGATTATTATCGTCTTGCCGCACTTTATGATGCTCTCATAGTGGATGGAGCTTCTTGGCTTAAGTATAATAATTCCAAGAAGAATGCCGTAAAGGAATCTTTGAGATTGAACCCTGACAATCTTGATGCCCAAGTCCTCGAGATTGCTTCTCTCTTAATGTTTCCTCCAAATGCAGGGGGTAATGAGGAGAAGGGAAGAGAGCTATTGGATCAGTTATTGGAAGTTCACCCTGATAGTGTTTCCGCTCTCATGCTTAATGGAAAGTACCACCAACAAACTGGTAATGTAGAAAAAGCGAAAGAGTTTTACCTTCGAGTTCTAGAAGTCGATGAGAATTACACACCAGCCAATATTATCCTGGGAGATATAGCTATAGACGAAAAGGAATACTCTATTATCTCTATTACCATTCAAGGAGACCTCTCTGGTAATAAAGAAATTCTTGATAGAGCCCTTGATGAGTATGTAGATACTATCTATAGAGTAGATACAAAACAGAAAATAAATGATTCTATTTTGGCTTATCCATTCATAAGTTCCTGTTCCATCAAAGTAACCCCTATCGATGATCAAAATGTTAAAATAGACGTATATCCTGTGGAATTAAAAATGAGAGGGGTGGGTCTACTTGCTGAAGCTAACTTATATGGGACTTATGAAAACGAGTTAGACATGTCTGCTACTCCTATTTTAATGTATTTGGACCAAAATTGGTTAGGAACAGGCAATCAATTCACAGTTTTGTTTGCTGGCGTTTATTTAGGTCTAGATTATCAGATGCCTGAACGTCCTGGTATGCCTTTCAATATAGGCCTGAAGGGGGATACCCAAGTTTATGGAAATGAGGTTGATTTTGTCGATGAAGGTCGTACCAGTGACTGGAGTATTAATGGACCGAATGCTCAAGGTAGTTTGACCTTATCCAAGAATCTACCAATGGGAAGTTCCCTGTATATGACAAATGGTATGAAGTTCCAGAGTTTTGATACAGATTCAAAAAACTTTACAGCCCCTCAGAATAATTGGACCTATGTGGGCGACTTTGGTTTGGAGATTGGTGGATCATCTGGATTACCATCAGCATTTAATCTAAGTTCAGGCATTAGCTTTCTATCATCAAATCAGATAATATATCAATTGGATCATCAAAAATGGGGTGAAGATGGAAAAGAATACACCCACGATGATCTGCCGGAGTTTAAAGGTATTGTATCCCTTACTTATAACAAAGTAATAGGGGAGACCCTTCAGTTGGGTATGACTGGTTCTTATCTATGGAGTGAAAATCCTTACGAATTAGAACGTTGGGTAGTGGGGGAGAGTTCCAATCTTCAACCTTCACCTGGTATTACAGGGTATTACTCTAATGAGTTTCGTATCACAAATGCTCCTCTTCTTAATATGGGTTCTACCTGGGTTTTTATCCCTCAGGCGGCTGCATTGTTATTGGAGCATGATGTTTTCTATGATCAGGATGACAGTGAACTCTATCAAGGATCCTCATTAGGATTTGCATTTAAACTTCCCTATTCGTTTGAGTTAATAACCAAAGCCTCCTTGGGCTGGAATGCTCAACGGGAATCGGGTTATGGATGGAATGTCTCTGTAGGATTGACCAGGATTCATTTCTTTTAA
- a CDS encoding J domain-containing protein, with translation MVNKLKNLVHLLTERGIDGHWKIKKDEIFNILDLDIRQVYQDIHRSKTPLLNFHKELYKDKDSGTLISLLETLGYFQAERLFVQKGLHLGYDDIITLQEDFLKEIQTATEIHTMDFYTFLNMYDHSKNFHLAYPLYIEEFFPLAYLKKQTLDSFLIGKPNYKTNPGRTRIEEMLDELVKRRILDYYNLFSPVLKQLREFILTQREAPEIRPRERIGEDKGRETLTTDPLMKYRTLLNLPRQFDLADLKQAYKKMMREYHPDVNPRGLEMSKRINEAYGVLLESKKRSN, from the coding sequence ATGGTTAATAAATTAAAGAACCTTGTTCATTTGCTTACAGAAAGAGGAATTGATGGACATTGGAAAATCAAGAAAGATGAAATATTTAACATATTAGATTTAGACATTAGACAAGTTTATCAAGATATTCATCGAAGCAAAACCCCCCTACTTAATTTCCATAAAGAGCTATATAAGGACAAAGATTCGGGGACTTTAATTAGTCTTTTAGAAACCCTGGGGTACTTTCAAGCAGAACGTCTTTTCGTACAAAAGGGACTACATTTAGGCTATGATGATATTATTACCCTTCAAGAGGATTTTCTCAAAGAAATTCAAACAGCGACAGAAATACATACAATGGACTTTTACACCTTTCTTAATATGTATGACCACAGCAAAAACTTTCATCTTGCCTATCCCTTATATATTGAAGAATTCTTTCCTTTAGCCTATTTGAAAAAACAAACTCTAGATAGCTTTCTTATAGGAAAGCCAAATTACAAAACAAATCCAGGCAGAACAAGAATCGAAGAGATGCTTGATGAGCTTGTTAAACGCCGTATATTGGATTATTACAATTTATTCTCACCCGTACTTAAACAATTACGGGAGTTTATACTTACTCAAAGAGAGGCTCCGGAAATTCGGCCCAGAGAACGTATTGGGGAAGATAAGGGAAGGGAAACCTTAACAACGGATCCCTTAATGAAGTATCGAACACTTCTCAATCTGCCCCGGCAATTTGATCTAGCAGACCTGAAACAAGCTTACAAAAAAATGATGAGAGAGTATCATCCTGATGTGAATCCTAGGGGCTTAGAGATGTCAAAACGTATTAATGAAGCTTATGGTGTTCTATTGGAGAGCAAAAAAAGGTCTAACTGA
- a CDS encoding peroxiredoxin translates to MSEAYYTEAKVGKPAPNFEMEAVLAEGEGLDRFGKVSLEEIKAAGKWTVLYFYPLDFTFVCPTEIKRFNELYPKFKELGAELVACSCDSVFSHLAWQDRKDLGRLEHPHASDKTGEISAAYGIYDDEKGVAWRGTFIIDPEGTLKAAHVNHGEGGRNVDEVLRTLEVFKNEAEGKLVPCGWTPGKEFLTKG, encoded by the coding sequence ATGTCTGAAGCATATTACACAGAAGCAAAGGTTGGAAAACCTGCTCCCAACTTTGAAATGGAAGCTGTATTAGCAGAAGGGGAGGGTCTTGACCGTTTTGGAAAGGTTTCTCTAGAAGAGATCAAGGCTGCTGGCAAGTGGACTGTTCTATATTTTTATCCCTTAGACTTCACATTTGTTTGTCCGACAGAAATCAAAAGGTTTAATGAACTATATCCTAAGTTTAAGGAATTAGGTGCTGAATTAGTAGCTTGTTCTTGCGACTCAGTATTCTCTCATCTTGCATGGCAGGACCGTAAAGATTTAGGTAGATTAGAGCATCCTCATGCCTCTGATAAAACAGGTGAGATTAGTGCTGCCTATGGTATTTATGATGATGAAAAGGGTGTTGCTTGGAGAGGTACTTTTATTATTGATCCAGAAGGAACTCTTAAAGCTGCACATGTTAATCATGGTGAAGGTGGACGAAACGTAGACGAGGTTCTACGAACACTCGAAGTCTTTAAAAATGAAGCAGAAGGAAAGCTTGTTCCCTGTGGGTGGACACCTGGAAAGGAATTTCTTACAAAAGGGTAA
- a CDS encoding tRNA (cytidine(34)-2'-O)-methyltransferase produces MALNIVLVEPEIPQNTGNIARTCAALGVTLHLIEPLGFKIDEKQVRRAGLDYWPYLTLHTYPNLDDFFAKNPGIYYMATTKAEHTYSDPQYSQDQDVYLMFGKESAGLPEELLVQHRQNCVRIPMKEVARSLNLSNAVAIMSYEVMRQWNFPTLEEEGQLHRLKWNDEGK; encoded by the coding sequence ATGGCTCTTAACATTGTATTAGTGGAACCCGAGATCCCTCAAAACACGGGAAATATCGCAAGAACTTGTGCTGCCTTGGGGGTGACTCTTCATTTGATTGAACCCTTAGGATTTAAAATAGATGAAAAGCAAGTACGCAGGGCTGGATTGGATTATTGGCCTTATCTGACTTTACATACCTATCCTAATTTGGATGATTTTTTTGCCAAGAATCCAGGAATCTATTATATGGCCACAACTAAAGCTGAACATACTTATTCAGATCCCCAGTATAGCCAGGATCAAGATGTGTATTTAATGTTTGGTAAGGAAAGCGCTGGCTTACCTGAAGAATTGCTAGTACAACATAGACAAAATTGTGTAAGAATCCCTATGAAAGAAGTAGCAAGATCACTGAATTTGTCTAATGCAGTAGCTATCATGTCCTATGAAGTTATGCGTCAATGGAACTTTCCTACCTTGGAAGAGGAAGGACAATTACATAGACTAAAGTGGAATGACGAGGGTAAATAA
- the proC gene encoding pyrroline-5-carboxylate reductase has protein sequence MIKIGVIGFGNMGEALTAGMIKNLDPFELLVCSRSKPSVQKASESYNAKIYSDPCDLVEASDFIILSIKPQDMIPMLEKISPYCDNKKGIISVAAGIKLSLLRDYIKEASLSRFMPNLAAKVGSSPVAVSFPDDTNQNFKDKALSFASAVGKAYEMKEELISAFIGISGSGIAYLFDVIHGLALGGTREGLAYSKSLEIVLDTMEGAAKVLKSNEENPAAMLSKVTSPAGTTIEGVKALAEGKLQDTLMEAVHRAATRSRELEG, from the coding sequence ATGATAAAAATTGGTGTAATCGGATTTGGCAATATGGGCGAAGCCCTAACAGCGGGTATGATTAAAAATCTGGACCCTTTTGAACTTTTAGTATGTTCACGCAGTAAGCCATCAGTACAAAAAGCCAGTGAATCCTATAACGCAAAGATATATAGTGACCCTTGTGATTTAGTTGAGGCATCTGACTTTATCATACTCAGTATTAAGCCCCAAGATATGATTCCCATGTTAGAAAAAATAAGCCCCTATTGTGACAATAAAAAGGGAATTATATCTGTCGCAGCAGGGATAAAATTATCTCTATTACGAGACTATATCAAAGAAGCCTCCCTAAGTCGCTTTATGCCCAATCTGGCAGCTAAAGTGGGCTCCAGCCCTGTTGCTGTATCCTTTCCTGATGATACAAATCAGAACTTTAAAGATAAAGCTCTAAGTTTTGCCAGTGCTGTTGGCAAAGCCTATGAGATGAAAGAAGAGCTAATATCGGCTTTTATCGGAATATCCGGTTCAGGAATAGCCTACCTCTTTGATGTTATTCATGGCTTGGCTTTAGGTGGAACCAGAGAAGGTTTGGCATATAGCAAAAGTCTGGAAATTGTTTTAGACACTATGGAAGGAGCTGCAAAAGTTCTTAAATCTAATGAGGAAAATCCTGCAGCCATGTTAAGCAAAGTCACCTCTCCTGCTGGTACAACTATTGAAGGAGTCAAGGCCTTGGCAGAAGGTAAATTACAAGATACATTGATGGAAGCCGTTCACCGTGCTGCAACCAGATCAAGAGAATTGGAAGGATAG
- the serS gene encoding serine--tRNA ligase produces MLDLKFIKENIDAVKANIQARNMSADADKVVELYDKRNDSLGKIEDLRQQRNQNAAKMKQKLSTEERQVLIDQGKELKEIIAKEEEALNELESKLQQAARMIPNMAHPEAPVGKEDKDNTEIKRVGTIPDFDFTPKDHVELAEALDIIDFETGTKVSGTKFYYLKNEGALLEMALSRYAMDKLRQKGFTLTITPDIAKEEILEGIGFNPRGEESNIYPLEGTGTCLVGTAEITLGGYYSDQIVDLTNGPILMAGLSHCFRREAGAAGQYSKGLYRVHQFSKVEMFVLCKPEESDALHETLREIEEEIFSDLEIPFRVVDTCTGDLGAPAYRKYDLEAWMPGRGEKGDWGEITSTSNCTDYQSRRLKVRYKEDKKTKFVHMLNGTAIAISRAIISVLENCQNADGSVSIPTKLQPYTGFDKIAR; encoded by the coding sequence ATGCTGGATTTAAAATTTATAAAAGAAAATATTGATGCTGTAAAAGCCAATATACAAGCAAGAAACATGTCAGCAGATGCAGACAAAGTTGTTGAATTATATGACAAACGAAATGATTCCCTTGGTAAAATCGAAGATCTCAGGCAACAACGGAACCAGAATGCCGCCAAAATGAAGCAAAAACTATCAACTGAAGAGAGACAAGTCCTCATAGATCAAGGTAAAGAACTAAAAGAAATCATTGCCAAAGAAGAAGAAGCTCTAAACGAATTAGAATCAAAACTTCAACAAGCAGCACGAATGATTCCAAACATGGCTCACCCAGAGGCCCCTGTGGGAAAAGAAGACAAAGATAATACAGAAATCAAAAGAGTAGGAACTATACCCGATTTTGATTTTACTCCTAAGGACCATGTAGAATTAGCAGAGGCCCTGGATATCATTGACTTTGAAACGGGAACTAAGGTATCTGGAACTAAATTCTATTACCTCAAAAACGAAGGGGCCCTCTTGGAAATGGCCCTGTCAAGATATGCCATGGATAAACTAAGACAAAAAGGTTTTACCCTAACCATTACCCCTGATATTGCAAAAGAAGAAATCCTTGAAGGTATTGGTTTTAATCCCCGGGGAGAAGAAAGCAATATTTATCCTTTAGAAGGGACAGGGACTTGCCTCGTTGGGACTGCAGAAATCACCCTTGGAGGCTATTACTCTGATCAGATTGTAGACCTGACTAATGGCCCTATTCTCATGGCAGGCTTGAGTCATTGTTTTAGAAGAGAAGCTGGTGCAGCAGGTCAATATTCTAAAGGTCTTTACAGGGTTCACCAATTTAGTAAAGTGGAAATGTTCGTCCTTTGTAAACCTGAAGAATCTGATGCCCTGCATGAGACTTTAAGAGAAATCGAAGAAGAAATATTCTCTGATCTAGAAATTCCTTTTCGTGTCGTTGATACCTGTACAGGGGATTTAGGGGCACCCGCCTACAGAAAATATGATTTAGAAGCTTGGATGCCTGGAAGAGGAGAAAAGGGAGATTGGGGAGAAATAACATCTACCTCAAACTGTACAGACTACCAAAGTAGACGGTTAAAAGTACGTTACAAGGAAGATAAGAAAACAAAGTTCGTCCATATGTTAAATGGGACAGCAATAGCGATTAGTCGAGCGATTATTTCCGTCCTTGAAAATTGTCAGAATGCTGATGGATCGGTCTCTATTCCTACCAAATTACAGCCTTATACAGGTTTTGATAAGATAGCAAGATAA
- a CDS encoding HAD family hydrolase, translating into MKLKYKAILIDHDDTAVDSTPHIHYLAHIEQMKRFNREEQILSLDEWFQINYSPGLRPYYDNILKLTAQEEAQFHEVWREFTTKLNPPFFPGILNTLSEARQLGAKIIVVSHSEEDIITRHYKVQQDIPGFLPDMIIGWTGDRSKNKPYPWPVEKIEQEFLIDRNEMIIIDDLKPGIVMAQTTGIDSFGVGWSHKIPELMEDMHTSATYYGQSIEELRSVLFN; encoded by the coding sequence ATGAAATTGAAATACAAAGCTATACTCATTGATCATGATGATACTGCGGTGGATTCCACACCGCATATTCATTATTTGGCTCATATAGAACAAATGAAACGCTTCAATAGAGAAGAACAGATACTTAGTCTTGATGAGTGGTTCCAAATAAACTATTCACCAGGATTAAGGCCATACTATGACAACATTCTAAAACTAACGGCTCAAGAAGAAGCACAATTTCATGAAGTATGGAGAGAGTTTACAACAAAACTTAATCCGCCCTTTTTCCCAGGTATACTTAACACCTTAAGTGAGGCCAGACAATTAGGAGCTAAAATCATTGTCGTGTCCCATTCAGAAGAAGATATCATTACAAGACATTACAAAGTGCAACAAGATATCCCGGGATTCTTACCTGATATGATTATCGGATGGACAGGTGATCGTTCTAAAAACAAACCCTATCCCTGGCCAGTTGAAAAAATTGAACAAGAATTTCTGATAGACCGGAACGAAATGATCATCATTGATGATTTAAAACCTGGTATCGTTATGGCTCAAACAACAGGCATTGATAGCTTTGGTGTAGGATGGAGCCATAAGATTCCCGAACTGATGGAAGACATGCATACTTCAGCCACCTATTATGGGCAAAGTATTGAGGAGCTACGGTCAGTACTATTTAATTAG
- a CDS encoding methyl-accepting chemotaxis protein has product MSIRSKLLLNFVIVDLVGALLLWLFGVFYVQRDYTTVINGLGMYLGTISLLIIALLVILVIKTKNIVREDRLIKSGQQPDLEQTKQTDKELSGLFLLFLLGNVFTLFVAPLMINVIKNVLAHQELSLFDIITDFLDSTSMGLLVTVIQMRIAERILFPFKASRKVYLLNSSRNIWSRRQYLAAFTLFYFSVTLISSAGLGYLKEELLAPAKVDAVSAASEMQDYRYDTWSKVISGQNITLSLSDPYIHGRMVEFYLKMGILSVIILLLGWVMFRMEQVPTSQRLKFINENMEALASGSILNTHQLPITESDEIGQTIHWINTFLVGQKGLFQTIKDTANSIEVMSSNLTAMGSQALKIKQRLGQTAYEVSESVTHQNNAIEETSTNINKLVSEIEESDENLRTQSKAVEDSSAAIEEMTASIGSVTNSSEEAANQTQDLQNQSYAGEGAMKDLLQEIQSIAEFSNQVTTSISQVSKLAAQTNLLAMNAAIEAAHAGDLGRGFAVVATEVRNLAEESSTAAKKMNQMIKDMNSRAASGLTKTENALHMFSSIREGVEKMTSINTSISMAMEEQSQGSRDIQSAMEKLLDLTRDVLERMDNQRGQSSSVLANSDSLAKATKIIKTKMDEQNESVKAFEDFFQELQKLVDNNADTVRALKSATTN; this is encoded by the coding sequence ATGTCCATACGAAGCAAACTATTGCTTAATTTTGTCATTGTAGATCTAGTAGGAGCCCTATTGCTTTGGCTTTTCGGTGTTTTCTATGTCCAAAGAGATTATACCACTGTGATCAATGGATTAGGCATGTACCTTGGTACTATCTCCCTTCTCATTATTGCTTTATTAGTGATCCTGGTAATCAAAACAAAAAATATAGTTCGTGAAGACCGCCTTATAAAATCAGGACAACAACCTGATTTGGAGCAAACAAAACAAACAGACAAGGAGCTAAGTGGACTTTTCCTTTTATTCTTATTAGGTAATGTATTTACACTCTTTGTTGCACCATTGATGATAAATGTTATTAAAAATGTCTTAGCTCATCAGGAACTGTCTCTTTTTGACATAATTACTGATTTTCTTGACTCTACCTCTATGGGGCTTTTGGTAACTGTGATTCAAATGAGAATAGCTGAAAGAATCCTGTTCCCTTTTAAAGCTTCACGTAAAGTATATTTACTTAATTCTAGTCGGAATATTTGGTCCAGACGGCAATATCTGGCCGCTTTTACCTTATTTTATTTCAGTGTCACCTTAATTAGTTCTGCAGGTTTAGGATATTTAAAAGAAGAATTACTAGCTCCTGCCAAAGTTGATGCTGTCTCTGCTGCTTCTGAAATGCAGGACTATCGTTATGATACATGGTCGAAAGTTATTAGTGGACAAAATATTACCCTCAGTCTGAGTGATCCCTATATCCATGGTCGAATGGTAGAGTTCTATCTTAAGATGGGCATCTTGAGTGTCATCATTTTGTTATTAGGTTGGGTAATGTTTCGAATGGAACAGGTTCCCACTTCTCAAAGATTGAAATTTATAAATGAAAATATGGAAGCTTTGGCTTCGGGATCTATCTTGAATACTCATCAATTACCCATCACTGAATCAGATGAGATAGGGCAAACCATCCATTGGATTAATACCTTTCTCGTGGGGCAGAAAGGATTATTCCAAACAATAAAAGATACGGCCAATTCCATTGAAGTGATGTCGTCAAACCTTACGGCAATGGGATCTCAGGCTCTTAAGATTAAACAACGTTTGGGGCAGACAGCCTATGAAGTAAGTGAATCAGTAACTCATCAAAATAATGCTATAGAAGAAACTAGCACCAATATAAATAAACTGGTATCTGAAATAGAGGAATCAGATGAGAACTTGAGAACCCAAAGCAAGGCTGTTGAAGACTCCTCTGCAGCTATAGAAGAAATGACTGCTAGCATTGGATCTGTAACCAATAGTTCTGAAGAAGCGGCCAATCAAACCCAGGATTTACAGAATCAGTCCTATGCTGGTGAAGGAGCTATGAAAGATTTGTTACAGGAAATCCAATCTATTGCGGAGTTCTCTAATCAAGTCACAACAAGTATATCTCAGGTATCAAAATTGGCGGCTCAAACTAACTTATTGGCTATGAATGCTGCCATTGAAGCCGCCCATGCGGGCGATTTGGGACGAGGATTTGCTGTGGTTGCTACTGAGGTTCGTAATCTTGCAGAAGAATCTAGTACGGCTGCTAAGAAAATGAATCAAATGATTAAAGATATGAATAGTCGTGCCGCCTCCGGACTGACGAAAACAGAGAATGCCCTGCATATGTTTTCTTCCATAAGAGAGGGGGTTGAGAAGATGACATCCATTAATACTTCTATATCCATGGCAATGGAAGAACAGAGTCAGGGAAGTAGAGATATACAGTCAGCGATGGAAAAACTTCTTGATTTGACCCGTGATGTTTTAGAACGAATGGATAATCAAAGAGGCCAATCAAGTTCTGTTCTTGCCAACTCTGATTCTTTAGCTAAAGCCACAAAGATTATTAAAACAAAAATGGATGAACAAAATGAATCTGTAAAAGCTTTTGAAGACTTTTTTCAGGAATTGCAGAAACTTGTAGATAATAATGCTGATACAGTCAGGGCACTTAAGTCTGCCACAACTAATTAA
- a CDS encoding LysR family transcriptional regulator has product MLDYRIVTFLTVVEQGTLHKASIELGLTQPAVSQHIKAIEELYGVTLFNHQGRKLVLNDAGKLLHEYALKGQVLFDRYKHDLKSLKYGHKSYRMGATLTIGEYILPHYLGLYRKEFPSLDLTIQIDNTINILEKLDRREIDLAIVEGPYSQEKYQSRLFLKDEMVFISSTQISLPQSVNKAFLSSAKLILREKGSGTRYYWDSYCKRNNIDLGASQGVMEIASLGAIKSLVAAGLGYSIMSTRAVEQELDNNSIISIPFAFGPLYRNMYFVWTSECPLEFINEFVDFCEANK; this is encoded by the coding sequence ATGTTAGATTATCGAATTGTTACGTTTTTAACAGTTGTTGAACAAGGGACCCTGCATAAGGCTTCTATTGAATTAGGTTTGACCCAGCCCGCTGTCTCACAACATATCAAGGCCATTGAAGAATTATATGGGGTGACATTATTTAATCATCAAGGTAGAAAACTCGTTCTCAATGATGCTGGTAAGCTACTTCATGAATATGCTCTTAAGGGCCAGGTTCTGTTCGATCGTTATAAGCATGACTTGAAAAGTTTGAAATATGGGCACAAAAGCTATCGTATGGGTGCCACCCTAACTATTGGAGAATATATACTTCCTCATTATCTTGGGTTGTATAGGAAGGAGTTTCCTAGTCTAGATCTGACCATACAAATCGATAATACTATTAATATTTTGGAAAAACTGGATCGTAGAGAAATTGATTTAGCTATCGTAGAAGGACCTTATTCCCAAGAAAAATACCAAAGCCGACTTTTCTTGAAGGATGAAATGGTATTCATTTCCTCTACACAAATATCTTTACCTCAGTCAGTTAACAAAGCCTTTTTGTCCTCTGCAAAACTTATTCTGAGAGAAAAAGGGTCAGGAACCAGGTATTATTGGGATTCTTATTGCAAAAGAAATAACATAGATTTAGGCGCTTCTCAAGGAGTTATGGAGATTGCAAGTCTAGGGGCTATCAAGTCATTAGTTGCTGCTGGTCTTGGGTACTCTATAATGTCTACAAGAGCTGTAGAACAAGAATTGGATAATAATTCTATAATTTCTATACCTTTTGCTTTTGGACCTCTCTATCGAAACATGTACTTTGTATGGACTTCCGAGTGTCCTTTAGAGTTTATAAATGAATTTGTGGATTTTTGTGAGGCAAACAAATAG